The Quercus lobata isolate SW786 chromosome 9, ValleyOak3.0 Primary Assembly, whole genome shotgun sequence region AGGtagtaaagaaaattttcctcTTACCCCAAATCTATATAATACACGATTGGATTCCTGGGAGTTGACAACACTTTTTCCTAATTTATGCTTTAAAAAATGTCTTCTTGTAAATGTTGCTCACAAAATGGCTAATTTTTCAAGGGTTTTACTCTTGTATACACCCCCCATGTATTAGAATTACACCtctttatgcattttctttaatgattttcataattatttatcccaaaaaaaaaaaaaaactacttgcAAAATTGTTGAACTGGtgacatttttatttcttttatgcattaagctaatttttttttcatgttctcTCAGGTGGCCCTGGAAGTGGAAAAGGTACACAAtgtgaaaaaattgttgaaacttTTGGATTTAAGCATCTTAGTGCAGGAGATCTGTTAAGGCAGGAAATAGCTTCTAAGAGTGAATATGGGTGATGATGCCTCATCTTCATTGTTGAGAATATTCTTTATCCACATTGTCAAATTTATGAAGttttttgatgataaaattaaaatttcaggTCCATGATTCTTGATACAATTAAGGATGGAAGAATTGTTCCTTCAGAAGTGACGATCAAACTGATACAAAAGGAGATGGAGTCAAGtgacaataaaaaatttcttattgaTGGTTTCCCACGATGTGAGGAAAACCGCGTAGCATTTGAACAAATCGTGAGTCTCTCTCCCAAATACTTGTCTTGTTAAAACtggttaaagaaaatttaatttttatccaTGCAAGATAATTGTCAAGGGAACTCATTGAGATATGTGCATTTTACCTTCCAATATTTACTATTGAGAAATAGAAAtcttgttgaaattgaaagaaatttaACTATGTAGCAAAGTAATTTATAGATGGATGAAAGGGGGGATGAATATGATCAGAAATAAAAACTTTAGTAAGGATGTTGGAAGCAGTAATAATTCCATTCATAACAAGCTTTACGACATTGCTTGTATATAATACTACCATATTGTGTTCCAAATGCAGATTGGTGCAGAACCAAATATCGTACTTTTCTTTGACTGCCCTGTAGAAGAGATGGTGAAAAGAGTGCTAAGCCGTAATCAGGTTCTTGTGAATTATATTTCTTCACATGCTTAGATCATGTAGAAACTGTTATTCAAGGGTATGGTGTTGTTTATTGTAGGGCCGAGTTGATGATAATATGGATACAATCAAGAAACGTCTTAAAGTGTTTGAATCATTAAATCTTCCTGTTGTCAATTACTATGCGGAGAAAGGAAAACTTCATAAggtattttaataaataaatgatgtaTTAGGGGTTATATTACATCTTCTTATTAGTAGGTGGTGTTCAAGCCTTACAGCCTTGTCATGTATAAGCGAATATATCTAATTGGCTTGCCTGCCTGttttcaccttttctttttttggttgagtttAAAGAATTCTATTTCCTATTTGgtgtttaattatattttacatGTCATAAGAGAAGCAAATGTGTGCAGATCTGTGCATTAGGAACAGAAGATGAAATATTTGAACAAGTTTGGCCAGTTTTTGCTGCATGCAAGGTAAGTTTTATTGTCAGTAATATTTGCCCTTTTCAGTTCTTATCTTCATCTCTCTTCAAGAATTTTCCCATGATTATCATGATATTAACAACTTTATTTTATGCACACTaaatcttaatttattttattttattttatattattattattatttttttttatctctgaTACTTATAAAATAGGTATTTAGCAAAATCATCTTGTGGAATGCCTATACAAATTAGTACGGcatgtaatttaattttgtgcctCTATACGTAAACGTTCTAATATAAGCTTTTAGGCAAGCTGGAAGAGTACCAATCAGCCAAAAAGCATCATATTCTTGTAAAAAAAGATTGTTTATACTAGATGTTTCCCTGCCATTTGTTGAA contains the following coding sequences:
- the LOC115960918 gene encoding UMP-CMP kinase isoform X1; translated protein: MWRRVSSLTQFVSPTKSSSILNQPAYTLKLWESFTTQIPNLEKGGTSFKDRIPFITFVLGGPGSGKGTQCEKIVETFGFKHLSAGDLLRQEIASKSEYGSMILDTIKDGRIVPSEVTIKLIQKEMESSDNKKFLIDGFPRCEENRVAFEQIIGAEPNIVLFFDCPVEEMVKRVLSRNQGRVDDNMDTIKKRLKVFESLNLPVVNYYAEKGKLHKRSKCVQICALGTEDEIFEQVWPVFAACKQVIQ
- the LOC115960918 gene encoding UMP-CMP kinase isoform X2 is translated as MWRRVSSLTQFVSPTKSSSILNQPAYTLKLWESFTTQIPNLEKGGTSFKDRIPFITFVLGGPGSGKGTQCEKIVETFGFKHLSAGDLLRQEIASKSEYGSMILDTIKDGRIVPSEVTIKLIQKEMESSDNKKFLIDGFPRCEENRVAFEQIIGAEPNIVLFFDCPVEEMVKRVLSRNQGRVDDNMDTIKKRLKVFESLNLPVVNYYAEKGKLHKRSKCVQICALGTEDEIFEQVWPVFAACKVIQ
- the LOC115960918 gene encoding UMP-CMP kinase isoform X5, which translates into the protein MEKGGTSFKDRIPFITFVLGGPGSGKGTQCEKIVETFGFKHLSAGDLLRQEIASKSEYGSMILDTIKDGRIVPSEVTIKLIQKEMESSDNKKFLIDGFPRCEENRVAFEQIIGAEPNIVLFFDCPVEEMVKRVLSRNQGRVDDNMDTIKKRLKVFESLNLPVVNYYAEKGKLHKRSKCVQICALGTEDEIFEQVWPVFAACKQVIQ
- the LOC115960918 gene encoding UMP-CMP kinase isoform X3 produces the protein MWRRVSSLTQFVSPTKSSSILNQPAYTLKLWESFTTQIPNLEKGGTSFKDRIPFITFVLGGPGSGKGTQCEKIVETFGFKHLSAGDLLRQEIASKSEYGSMILDTIKDGRIVPSEVTIKLIQKEMESSDNKKFLIDGFPRCEENRVAFEQIIGAEPNIVLFFDCPVEEMVKRVLSRNQGRVDDNMDTIKKRLKVFESLNLPVVNYYAEKGKLHKICALGTEDEIFEQVWPVFAACKQVIQ
- the LOC115960918 gene encoding UMP-CMP kinase isoform X4: MWRRVSSLTQFVSPTKSSSILNQPAYTLKLWESFTTQIPNLEKGGTSFKDRIPFITFVLGGPGSGKGTQCEKIVETFGFKHLSAGDLLRQEIASKSEYGSMILDTIKDGRIVPSEVTIKLIQKEMESSDNKKFLIDGFPRCEENRVAFEQIIGAEPNIVLFFDCPVEEMVKRVLSRNQGRVDDNMDTIKKRLKVFESLNLPVVNYYAEKGKLHKICALGTEDEIFEQVWPVFAACKVIQ